The Aggregatilinea lenta genome includes a region encoding these proteins:
- a CDS encoding aldo/keto reductase: MNHKPLGRSGLSVTPIVMGCWGIGDEEMWGPQDEADTRATIAAALDHGITFFDTAEGYGNGRSEIVLGEALKGCRADVTIATKVRSVNVSAAAIRAACEDSLRRLQTDVIDLYQIHWPSHSVPFEETMGELLRLRDEGKIRAIGLSNHGPIDLDAMLALGPIASDQIPYNLLWRAIEYTVLPACIARGVGVLTYSPLLHGLLTGKYRSAEEVSGGRARTRHFAANRPGARHGEAGAEDALFAAIERVRTIAQDSGLSMPLLATAWVLHQSGVTGVIIGARKATHIAQAVEAVEITLSADVLAALDAATEPLKQRMGPNPDLWQSDSRFH; the protein is encoded by the coding sequence GTGAATCACAAACCACTTGGCCGTTCGGGCCTGAGCGTGACTCCCATCGTCATGGGATGCTGGGGGATCGGCGATGAGGAGATGTGGGGACCGCAGGACGAAGCCGACACCCGCGCGACGATTGCCGCTGCGCTCGATCACGGCATCACATTTTTCGATACCGCCGAGGGCTATGGCAATGGCCGGTCGGAGATCGTGCTGGGTGAAGCGCTCAAAGGCTGCCGCGCGGACGTCACCATCGCCACCAAAGTGCGCTCGGTCAACGTCTCCGCCGCCGCGATCCGCGCCGCGTGCGAAGACAGCCTGCGCCGCCTGCAAACGGACGTGATCGACCTGTACCAGATCCACTGGCCGAGCCACAGCGTGCCGTTCGAGGAGACGATGGGCGAGCTGCTGCGCCTGCGCGACGAGGGCAAGATCCGCGCGATCGGCCTGTCGAACCACGGCCCGATCGACCTGGACGCAATGCTGGCGCTCGGCCCCATCGCCTCGGACCAGATCCCCTACAACCTGCTGTGGCGCGCCATCGAGTACACGGTGCTGCCCGCCTGCATCGCACGCGGCGTGGGCGTGCTGACCTACAGCCCGCTGCTGCACGGTCTGCTGACGGGCAAGTACCGCTCAGCGGAGGAGGTCAGCGGCGGCAGGGCACGCACACGGCACTTCGCCGCCAACCGTCCCGGCGCGCGGCACGGCGAAGCGGGCGCGGAAGACGCGCTGTTCGCCGCCATCGAGCGGGTGCGAACCATCGCGCAGGACAGCGGGCTGTCGATGCCGCTGCTGGCGACCGCGTGGGTGCTGCACCAGTCCGGCGTGACGGGTGTGATCATCGGCGCGCGCAAGGCCACTCACATCGCGCAGGCGGTCGAGGCAGTGGAGATCACGCTGAGTGCGGACGTGCTTGCCGCACTGGACGCCGCGACCGAACCGCTCAAGCAGCGCATGGGTCCCAACCCGGACCTGTGGCAGTCAGACAGCCGGTTCCATTAG
- a CDS encoding nucleoside phosphorylase has product MSEPTLYLRLVPEDVAPLILISGDPARVQRTADLLDDARMIGVNREFAVATGSHCGTPVTVVSGGIGAPSTAIALHELALVGAKAVVRIGTMMGVEAQMGQVVLSTGAARFEGTSPTYLPLAYPAIPDWGLVQALEQAGTAADLDVRTGLTATFDAFYPHMAPELIGEGALDVTELREAGVLSLDMETSLVFVLGQKLRLAAAAMCAVTVQAQPHLHLDPDVRADVDRRMVTAALDGLVAWGRAHL; this is encoded by the coding sequence ATGTCCGAACCGACCCTGTATCTTCGGCTCGTGCCGGAGGACGTGGCCCCGCTGATTTTGATCTCCGGCGACCCGGCGCGCGTGCAGCGCACGGCGGATCTGCTGGATGACGCGCGGATGATCGGCGTGAATCGTGAGTTCGCCGTGGCGACCGGCTCGCACTGCGGGACGCCGGTCACGGTGGTATCGGGCGGGATTGGCGCGCCCTCGACGGCCATCGCGCTGCACGAGCTGGCGCTCGTCGGGGCGAAGGCCGTGGTGCGGATCGGCACGATGATGGGTGTCGAGGCGCAGATGGGGCAGGTGGTGCTGTCCACGGGCGCAGCGCGCTTCGAGGGCACCTCGCCCACGTATCTGCCGCTGGCTTACCCGGCGATCCCTGACTGGGGGCTGGTGCAGGCGCTGGAACAGGCCGGGACCGCCGCCGACCTCGACGTGCGCACGGGCCTGACCGCCACGTTCGACGCCTTTTACCCGCACATGGCCCCCGAACTGATCGGTGAGGGCGCGCTGGACGTGACCGAACTCAGGGAAGCGGGCGTGTTGAGCCTGGACATGGAAACGTCGCTGGTGTTCGTGCTGGGGCAAAAACTGCGCCTGGCCGCCGCCGCGATGTGCGCGGTGACCGTGCAGGCGCAGCCGCATTTGCACCTGGACCCGGACGTGCGCGCCGACGTGGATCGCCGCATGGTGACCGCCGCGTTGGATGGCCTCGTCGCCTGGGGTCGCGCGCATCTGTAG
- a CDS encoding CaiB/BaiF CoA transferase family protein codes for MGQPVSASLAGVRVLDFSRVLAGPYCTMILGDLGADVIKVERPGTGDDTRAWGPPWSGEGEAAQSAYFLCANRNKRSLTLNLKSETGRDLARQLAAQSHIVVENFMPGQMAGFGLGYEDLRALNPALVYCSITGFGQTGPYHDHPGYDYVIQAMSGLMSITGAAYGDPAKVGVAISDVLAGLFAVASILAALRHAEATGQGQHIDIALLDTQIAALVNVASNTLVSGNAPRRYGNQHPNIVPYQTFRAADGEFVLAVGNDGQFAVLCDILGRPDLASDPRFASNPARVRYREDLVDELATVFALLPVNTWMRTLIEAGIPAGPINSVPAALADPHTAARGLIEQVGDAPMIASPLKLSETPPVTRREPPHLGEHSEDVLRELLGLDADAVAAYREAGTI; via the coding sequence ATGGGCCAACCCGTATCCGCTTCGCTGGCAGGCGTGCGCGTGCTCGATTTTTCGCGCGTGCTGGCCGGGCCATATTGCACGATGATCCTGGGTGACCTGGGCGCGGACGTGATCAAGGTCGAGCGCCCCGGCACGGGCGACGATACGCGCGCCTGGGGACCGCCCTGGTCCGGTGAGGGAGAAGCGGCACAGAGCGCCTACTTTCTGTGCGCCAACCGCAACAAGCGCAGCCTGACGTTGAATCTGAAGTCCGAGACGGGGCGCGATCTGGCGCGTCAGCTCGCCGCGCAGAGCCACATCGTGGTCGAAAACTTTATGCCCGGCCAGATGGCGGGCTTCGGGCTGGGATACGAGGATCTGCGCGCGCTGAACCCGGCGCTGGTTTACTGCAGCATCACCGGGTTCGGGCAGACCGGCCCCTACCACGACCACCCCGGCTACGACTACGTGATCCAGGCCATGAGCGGGCTGATGTCCATCACCGGCGCGGCCTATGGCGATCCGGCGAAGGTCGGCGTCGCCATTTCGGACGTGCTGGCGGGACTATTCGCCGTTGCGTCAATCCTGGCCGCGCTGCGCCACGCAGAAGCGACCGGCCAGGGCCAGCACATCGACATCGCGCTGCTCGATACGCAGATTGCCGCGCTGGTCAACGTCGCCAGCAATACCCTGGTGAGCGGGAATGCGCCGCGCCGCTATGGCAACCAGCACCCGAATATCGTGCCCTACCAGACCTTCCGCGCGGCTGACGGCGAGTTCGTGCTGGCCGTGGGCAACGACGGCCAGTTTGCGGTGCTGTGCGACATTCTGGGTCGGCCCGATCTCGCCTCCGATCCGCGTTTTGCGTCCAACCCGGCGCGCGTCCGCTACCGTGAGGACCTCGTCGACGAGCTGGCGACGGTGTTCGCGCTGCTGCCGGTGAACACGTGGATGCGCACTCTGATCGAGGCGGGCATCCCGGCGGGACCGATCAATTCCGTTCCCGCCGCACTGGCCGATCCGCACACGGCGGCGCGGGGCCTGATCGAACAGGTCGGGGATGCGCCCATGATCGCCTCGCCGCTCAAGCTGTCCGAGACGCCGCCCGTCACGCGGCGCGAGCCGCCGCACCTGGGCGAGCACTCCGAAGACGTGCTACGCGAGCTGTTGGGCCTGGACGCAGACGCCGTCGCCGCCTACCGCGAGGCGGGCACGATTTAG
- a CDS encoding aldehyde dehydrogenase family protein, whose translation MAETLLINGQWVASADGGTQDVINPANSSVIRTISKGTSADVQAALEAATDAFPVWAGMSARERAAIMHRAMDIFRANLDEANRLLTQEHGKPLNDSNKENSYSADVIDFYAEEGRRLDGTHFAGDIGSTHSFVLRQPLGVVGAITPWNFPVDLLSWKLGPGLAAGCTFVIKPPSEAPLAATLFVSAFVEAGIPAGVLNIVTGPGRSVGAEIVTNPLSRKVAFTGSTATGLWIAQQAAQQLKPVTLELGGSAPFVVADDADLDMAVPEALRRTFSHTGQICISVNRIFVHRSRYDEFTRRFADAASKLRVTADGVAEPDADMGPMINASAIETVVGHVADALERGAEVLTGGEAPTGSQYAHGYFYLPTVLTHVNRDMRVMREETFGPLAPIAAFDTLEEGVEMANDTPYGLAAYVYTNDLDKAFYAAKHLRAGGVGINVNDITDIRAPFGGMKQSGMGRELGQPGLDAYMEYKHVRYRYRDPR comes from the coding sequence ATGGCTGAAACACTTCTTATCAACGGGCAATGGGTCGCCAGCGCGGACGGCGGCACGCAGGACGTGATCAATCCGGCCAATAGCAGCGTGATCCGCACGATCTCCAAGGGCACGTCGGCGGACGTGCAGGCCGCGCTCGAAGCGGCGACGGACGCCTTCCCGGTGTGGGCAGGGATGTCCGCGCGGGAGCGCGCCGCGATCATGCACCGCGCGATGGATATCTTCCGCGCGAACCTGGACGAAGCGAACCGCCTGCTCACGCAGGAGCACGGCAAGCCGCTAAACGACTCGAACAAGGAAAACAGCTACAGCGCGGACGTGATCGACTTCTACGCCGAAGAAGGCCGCCGGTTGGACGGCACGCACTTCGCCGGGGACATCGGCTCGACGCACAGCTTCGTGCTGCGCCAGCCGCTTGGCGTCGTGGGCGCGATCACGCCGTGGAACTTCCCGGTGGATCTGCTCTCGTGGAAGCTGGGACCAGGGCTGGCGGCGGGCTGCACGTTCGTGATCAAGCCGCCCAGCGAAGCGCCGCTGGCCGCGACGCTGTTCGTCAGCGCGTTTGTCGAGGCGGGTATTCCGGCGGGCGTGCTGAACATCGTCACCGGGCCGGGCCGCAGCGTCGGCGCGGAGATCGTCACGAATCCGCTCAGCCGCAAAGTCGCGTTCACTGGCTCGACCGCGACCGGGCTGTGGATCGCGCAGCAGGCCGCGCAGCAGCTCAAGCCGGTCACGCTGGAACTGGGCGGCAGCGCGCCGTTCGTCGTCGCGGACGATGCCGACCTGGACATGGCCGTGCCGGAAGCGCTGCGCCGCACGTTCTCGCACACCGGGCAGATCTGCATCAGCGTCAACCGCATCTTCGTGCACCGCTCGCGCTACGACGAGTTCACACGCCGCTTCGCGGACGCGGCCAGCAAGCTGCGCGTCACGGCGGACGGGGTGGCCGAGCCGGACGCCGACATGGGGCCGATGATCAATGCGTCCGCGATTGAAACGGTGGTGGGCCACGTGGCGGACGCGCTGGAACGCGGCGCGGAAGTGCTGACGGGTGGTGAAGCGCCGACCGGGTCACAGTACGCACACGGCTACTTCTACCTGCCGACCGTGCTGACCCACGTCAACCGCGATATGCGCGTCATGCGCGAAGAGACGTTTGGCCCGCTGGCCCCCATCGCCGCCTTCGACACGCTCGAAGAGGGCGTCGAGATGGCGAACGACACGCCCTATGGCCTCGCCGCCTACGTGTATACCAACGACCTGGACAAGGCGTTTTACGCAGCGAAGCACCTGCGCGCGGGCGGCGTGGGGATCAATGTCAACGACATCACGGATATTCGTGCGCCGTTTGGCGGCATGAAACAAAGCGGCATGGGGCGTGAGCTGGGCCAGCCCGGCCTGGACGCCTACATGGAATACAAACACGTGCGCTACCGCTACCGCGATCCGCGCTAG
- a CDS encoding carbohydrate kinase family protein, with product MRDVLATGYPSLDYIAHVSHLPEVGQTAILRSLPDTPEFGGCGANVAAGLATLGFSTGLAMILGDDDQGDAYMRHLAASGINADNVIRLAGQRTSRSMLYFDPDHQHQDFFYAGAADAWDNTLALVDPGRYRYALLTVGPLGYNQQFAQQVRAAGVPLVWGMKPDIHAFPRDVIREFVAASAYVVMNHIEARYVLDAMSSNTLETCLSDVTQGIVVTQGAADTLVITHAGRTTVPCVRVDTIVDPTGAGDGFMAGFLAGLLRGCPPEIGARLGAVVASFVLEKLGCQTNLPTWEQAMTRYAQHFGTFDTSNKFETSDREVEA from the coding sequence ATGAGGGACGTGCTGGCGACGGGCTACCCCAGCCTGGACTATATTGCGCACGTGTCGCACCTGCCCGAAGTCGGCCAGACCGCGATCTTGCGCAGCCTGCCCGACACGCCGGAGTTCGGGGGCTGCGGGGCGAACGTCGCTGCTGGGCTGGCGACGCTCGGCTTTTCGACCGGACTGGCGATGATCCTGGGCGACGACGACCAGGGCGACGCCTACATGCGCCACCTCGCCGCCTCCGGCATCAACGCCGACAACGTGATCCGGCTGGCCGGGCAGCGCACGTCACGCAGCATGTTGTACTTCGATCCCGACCACCAGCACCAGGACTTCTTCTACGCGGGCGCGGCGGATGCCTGGGACAATACGCTGGCGCTGGTCGATCCTGGCCGGTACCGTTACGCGCTGCTGACGGTCGGGCCGCTCGGATACAACCAGCAGTTCGCGCAGCAAGTTCGTGCGGCGGGGGTGCCGCTGGTGTGGGGTATGAAGCCCGACATCCACGCCTTCCCGCGCGACGTGATACGCGAGTTTGTGGCCGCCAGCGCCTACGTGGTGATGAACCACATCGAGGCGCGGTATGTGCTGGACGCGATGAGCAGCAACACGCTGGAAACGTGCCTGAGCGACGTGACGCAGGGCATCGTGGTCACGCAGGGCGCGGCGGATACGCTGGTGATCACGCACGCGGGCCGCACGACGGTTCCGTGCGTGCGCGTGGACACGATCGTCGATCCGACCGGGGCGGGCGACGGCTTCATGGCCGGGTTCCTGGCCGGGCTGCTGCGCGGCTGCCCGCCAGAAATCGGCGCGCGGTTAGGCGCTGTGGTGGCGTCGTTCGTGCTGGAAAAGCTCGGCTGCCAGACCAACCTGCCTACCTGGGAACAGGCGATGACACGGTACGCGCAGCACTTTGGAACTTTTGACACTTCGAACAAATTCGAGACTTCAGACAGAGAGGTTGAGGCGTAG